The Hymenobacter sp. GOD-10R genome includes a window with the following:
- a CDS encoding aspartate aminotransferase family protein, giving the protein MLTPRQLFLRHQAQTSDFPLLLEIERAEGVYMYAPDGRRYLDLISGIGVSNVGHRHPRVVQAIKDQADKYLHLMVYGELVQAPPAELAEALHQTLPAHLDNIYFTNSGAEAVEGALKLAKRHTGRTELISCHRAYHGSTQGALSVTGSESFKRSYRPLLPDVRHIEFNDFADLASITERTAAVIIETIQGEAGVRVPVNGYLQALRKRCLLTGTLLILDEIQCGFGRTGTFWAFEQFGVWPDVLVCAKGMGGGMPIGAFISSQQIMAGFKTNPVLGHCTTFGGHPVSCAASLATLRVIQEEQLLAGVHEKAARFRRLLQHPAIRAVRGHGLLMAIEFDSYDVLKPIIDRALEHEGILTDWFLFCDNSLRLAPPLIITNEEIDEACAALLRAITYVTEQTAATT; this is encoded by the coding sequence ATGCTTACGCCGCGCCAACTCTTTCTTCGTCATCAAGCCCAAACGTCTGACTTCCCGCTCTTACTCGAGATTGAGCGTGCAGAGGGCGTGTATATGTACGCGCCTGATGGCCGTCGCTACCTCGATTTGATTTCGGGCATTGGTGTTAGCAACGTGGGCCACCGTCACCCGCGAGTAGTGCAAGCAATTAAAGACCAAGCCGATAAATACCTGCACCTGATGGTGTACGGTGAGTTGGTGCAAGCGCCCCCCGCCGAGCTAGCAGAGGCCTTACATCAAACCTTGCCCGCGCACCTCGATAATATATATTTCACGAACTCTGGTGCCGAGGCGGTAGAAGGCGCCCTGAAGCTGGCGAAGCGTCACACGGGCCGTACGGAGCTGATTTCCTGCCACCGAGCGTACCATGGCTCCACGCAAGGTGCTTTGTCGGTTACGGGTTCCGAGAGCTTCAAGCGGAGTTACCGTCCATTGCTACCCGATGTGCGCCATATCGAATTCAACGACTTCGCAGACCTAGCTTCGATTACGGAGCGTACGGCCGCCGTGATTATCGAGACCATACAAGGGGAAGCAGGCGTGCGGGTGCCCGTCAACGGTTATCTACAAGCGTTGCGCAAACGCTGCCTACTCACCGGCACCCTGCTGATTCTGGACGAGATTCAGTGTGGCTTTGGTCGTACGGGCACTTTTTGGGCCTTCGAGCAATTTGGTGTGTGGCCTGATGTTCTGGTGTGCGCCAAAGGAATGGGCGGCGGAATGCCCATCGGCGCGTTCATCTCCTCCCAGCAAATTATGGCTGGTTTCAAGACGAATCCAGTGCTAGGTCATTGCACTACCTTTGGCGGGCATCCGGTATCGTGCGCGGCTTCGCTGGCGACCCTACGCGTCATTCAGGAAGAGCAATTGCTGGCGGGTGTGCACGAAAAAGCCGCCCGGTTTCGGCGGCTTTTGCAACATCCAGCCATTAGGGCAGTGCGTGGGCACGGACTACTGATGGCGATTGAGTTTGATTCCTATGATGTGCTCAAGCCCATTATTGACCGAGCACTCGAGCATGAGGGTATTCTGACGGACTGGTTTCTGTTCTGCGACAATTCCTTGCGTCTAGCGCCGCCGCTTATTATCACCAACGAGGAAATTGATGAAGCTTGTGCGGCCCTATTGCGAGCCATAACGTATGTAACGGAACAGACAGCTGCGACTACCTAG